The Pseudomonas sp. DG56-2 genome contains a region encoding:
- a CDS encoding alginate O-acetyltransferase — protein MYPVMNSASKVNGILFAVALAGMFIYSLPPVFSFAKNQSDAWNLFVDGKLLRKFEQVYDKRFFLREPSVELWANAQYRLFGEGTKGVVLGKDGWLFTNQEYRVPNNLQANLDGQLAQIAEVEEKLKAHNKRLIVLPLPMKVDIYSSHAERAVDPRAISLYDRFVAGLQANKIDVTPVRSAFLSNLGGPELFLKSDTHWSPEGARLTAYELARQRPELLGDERYVSHKVAQKAVKGDLMNYVQFNHAQLAPQFGPNQIALYETLKAEQDSDALFADEQQSLLLVGTSYSKIDDWNFTGFLKEALNRDLLSVAVEARGPFEAMNQFLASDDLNNPQIDTVVWEFPLRTLLAHRLGSLSRPGQTQHF, from the coding sequence ATGTACCCGGTCATGAATTCGGCGAGCAAGGTCAACGGCATTCTTTTTGCCGTGGCGCTGGCAGGGATGTTCATCTACTCCCTGCCACCGGTGTTCAGTTTCGCCAAGAACCAGAGCGATGCCTGGAACCTGTTTGTCGATGGCAAATTGCTGCGCAAATTCGAGCAGGTCTACGACAAACGCTTCTTCCTGCGCGAACCGTCGGTAGAACTGTGGGCCAACGCCCAATATCGCCTGTTTGGCGAGGGCACCAAAGGTGTGGTGCTGGGCAAGGACGGCTGGTTGTTCACCAACCAGGAGTACCGTGTGCCGAACAACCTGCAAGCCAACCTTGATGGTCAGTTGGCGCAGATCGCCGAGGTGGAAGAAAAGCTCAAGGCACACAACAAGCGCCTGATCGTGCTTCCCCTGCCGATGAAAGTAGACATCTACTCCAGCCACGCCGAGCGTGCTGTCGACCCACGCGCGATCAGTCTGTACGACCGCTTCGTCGCAGGCCTGCAGGCAAACAAGATCGACGTCACGCCGGTGCGTTCAGCGTTCTTGAGCAACCTCGGTGGCCCGGAGCTTTTTCTCAAGTCCGATACCCATTGGAGCCCGGAAGGCGCGCGTCTGACCGCCTATGAGCTGGCCCGTCAGCGCCCCGAGCTGTTGGGTGATGAGCGCTACGTGTCGCACAAGGTTGCGCAGAAAGCGGTCAAGGGCGACCTGATGAACTATGTGCAGTTCAATCATGCACAACTGGCCCCGCAGTTCGGTCCCAATCAGATTGCCCTGTACGAAACCCTCAAGGCCGAACAGGACAGTGACGCCTTGTTCGCCGACGAACAACAGAGCCTGCTGCTGGTCGGCACCAGCTACAGCAAGATCGACGACTGGAACTTCACAGGCTTTCTCAAAGAAGCCCTCAACCGCGACCTGCTCAGTGTCGCGGTGGAAGCCCGCGGGCCGTTCGAAGCCATGAACCAGTTCCTGGCCAGCGACGACCTGAACAACCCACAGATCGACACAGTGGTCTGGGAGTTCCCCCTGCGCACCCTGCTTGCCCACCGTCTTGGCTCATTGAGCCGACCCGGCCAGACCCAACATTTCTGA
- a CDS encoding N-acetyltransferase: MPLQLIPATDQHCAFARDLTRRAMLRYYREFDLLWIEEAFDQAWGWREQWLIMENDEVLGFCSLSQDRHALYIRELHLLEQARGRGIGGEVLEQLAGWAADRRLGQLRLTVFKSNPAQALYRRRGFEVVGEDECFLRMQRVIG, encoded by the coding sequence ATTCCATTGCAGCTTATCCCCGCCACCGACCAGCACTGCGCTTTTGCCCGCGATCTTACCCGCCGGGCCATGCTGCGTTACTACCGTGAATTCGATCTGCTCTGGATCGAAGAAGCGTTCGATCAGGCCTGGGGCTGGCGTGAACAATGGTTGATCATGGAAAACGACGAAGTGCTGGGCTTTTGCAGTCTCAGCCAGGATCGTCACGCGCTGTACATCCGTGAATTGCATTTGCTCGAGCAGGCGCGCGGACGGGGCATCGGGGGAGAGGTGCTGGAGCAGTTGGCCGGCTGGGCTGCAGATCGGCGCTTGGGGCAGTTACGCCTGACCGTGTTCAAAAGCAACCCGGCGCAGGCATTGTACCGGCGCCGGGGCTTTGAAGTGGTGGGTGAGGATGAATGCTTTTTGCGTATGCAGCGGGTTATCGGCTAG
- a CDS encoding MBOAT family protein, protein MIFASNVFLFLYLPLFLAVYFLSRPQWRSTVIVAASYIFYAWWRPDFLLLFVAITYWNYWFGLRIKARLDAGDKRWALRLLWIGIIGNLSTLGYFKYANFGAEVLAALLAPLGINTWTLETIFLPLGISFYVFHALSYIVDIYRKDATPTNNFIDFAAFVALFPHLVAGPILRYSQLAPQLRQRTHSLELFSLGVCRFMLGFIMKVLIADQLAPINVLFISEGTLQLSDAWFGLMVSTLQLYFDFAGYSHMALGLALMMGFRFPENFNQPYVSQSITEFWARWHMTLAHFLRDYVYMPLVRKRVAGALPALVYTMLLSGLWHGASFAFICWGLFFGLGMVIERKYNLATKITTPYHLGRNLRTFVLIILSMPLFFTNDLRHSLDIYQALFGLNGLGSLDLYVFGASKMAMSFAVVALCWLVLAGSNNVRYYAGNKEHYFMRHVGGLKAVLLWAGFALALSSLAANSFSPFLYFQF, encoded by the coding sequence ATGATCTTCGCCTCCAACGTCTTTCTGTTCCTGTACCTGCCTTTGTTCCTGGCGGTGTACTTCCTGTCGCGCCCGCAGTGGCGCTCGACCGTCATTGTCGCTGCCAGCTACATCTTTTATGCCTGGTGGCGACCTGACTTTTTGCTGCTGTTCGTTGCCATCACCTACTGGAACTACTGGTTCGGCCTGCGTATCAAGGCGCGCCTGGACGCAGGTGACAAACGCTGGGCATTACGCCTGCTGTGGATCGGCATCATCGGCAACCTGTCGACCCTGGGTTACTTCAAGTACGCCAACTTCGGCGCTGAAGTACTTGCCGCCCTGCTCGCGCCACTGGGCATCAACACCTGGACCCTGGAAACGATCTTCCTGCCGTTGGGCATTTCCTTCTATGTGTTCCACGCCCTGAGCTACATCGTCGACATCTACCGCAAAGATGCCACGCCAACGAACAACTTCATCGACTTCGCCGCCTTCGTGGCGTTGTTCCCGCACCTGGTTGCCGGCCCGATCCTGCGTTACAGCCAACTGGCTCCGCAGCTGCGCCAACGTACTCACTCTCTGGAGCTGTTTTCCCTCGGGGTTTGTCGCTTCATGCTCGGCTTTATCATGAAGGTACTGATTGCCGACCAACTGGCGCCGATCAACGTGCTGTTCATCAGCGAAGGCACATTGCAGCTCAGTGACGCCTGGTTCGGCCTGATGGTCTCGACCCTGCAGCTGTACTTCGACTTCGCTGGCTACAGTCATATGGCCTTGGGCCTGGCATTGATGATGGGGTTCCGCTTCCCGGAAAACTTCAACCAGCCGTACGTGTCCCAGAGCATCACCGAGTTCTGGGCACGCTGGCACATGACCCTGGCGCATTTCCTGCGCGATTACGTGTACATGCCGCTGGTGCGCAAGCGCGTTGCCGGCGCATTGCCAGCGCTGGTCTACACCATGTTGCTGTCGGGACTGTGGCACGGTGCGAGTTTTGCCTTTATCTGCTGGGGTCTGTTCTTTGGCCTGGGCATGGTCATCGAACGCAAGTACAACCTGGCAACCAAGATCACCACGCCTTATCACCTGGGGCGCAACCTGCGCACCTTCGTGCTGATCATCCTGAGTATGCCGCTGTTCTTCACCAACGACCTGCGCCACAGCCTGGATATCTACCAGGCGCTGTTCGGTCTCAATGGCCTGGGGTCGCTGGACCTCTATGTATTTGGTGCCTCGAAAATGGCCATGTCATTTGCGGTCGTCGCGCTCTGCTGGCTGGTGCTGGCCGGTAGCAACAACGTGCGTTACTACGCCGGCAACAAAGAGCACTACTTCATGCGTCATGTCGGTGGCCTCAAGGCCGTGCTGCTGTGGGCCGGCTTCGCCCTGGCCCTGAGCAGCCTGGCGGCGAACTCCTTTTCACCCTTCCTGTATTTTCAGTTTTAG
- a CDS encoding alginate biosynthesis protein AlgX, producing the protein MKSLYALGLAAAGALFSVQGVAADSNQATCKGLECLVCPGLSNPQHYAEGRMKLMREIVPGKDRWLFRSAVDLTNDFGIPAPMRPEFARLMDTFHRQGIQVAMAIQPTRGLMHRDKLYADKLHGFDFNRASGNLGNYLQQLRSGGAVVAPMMQLVQNPPEGEFFFRRDHHWTPAGAEATARLLAEEVRRQPFYAALDKKHYRTEPGVMLPKDGTLNLALSYICGNNYGFQYVRGFQTIPEDQGADALFDDAPDPQVILVGDSNAAAREDESKQFNFDGYLKQYLDVDILNYALPGVGQDGSLLEYLLSENYKPKAPPKLIIWELPANYQLESDLMYRQLIPAIKGGCPVSTEVMANRLQRPALKVNDRIELLSNAGEARKTVNGGFLDIRISDKNVKDFYVIVYYDNGARDKVWFRREAVVTGGQYYLELSRAKEFAGANLLSVFMEPTKPGTAATQVETRLCL; encoded by the coding sequence ATGAAAAGCCTATACGCCCTTGGCCTCGCCGCCGCAGGTGCCCTGTTCAGCGTGCAGGGTGTCGCCGCCGACAGTAACCAGGCCACCTGCAAAGGCCTGGAGTGCCTGGTTTGCCCCGGTTTGAGCAACCCCCAGCACTACGCCGAAGGCCGCATGAAGTTGATGCGGGAAATCGTTCCGGGCAAGGACCGCTGGCTGTTTCGTTCAGCCGTGGACCTGACCAACGATTTCGGCATCCCGGCGCCTATGCGCCCAGAGTTCGCCCGCCTGATGGACACCTTCCATCGTCAGGGCATCCAGGTGGCCATGGCCATCCAGCCAACGCGCGGGCTGATGCACCGCGACAAGCTGTATGCCGACAAACTGCATGGCTTCGACTTCAATCGCGCCAGTGGCAACTTGGGCAACTACCTGCAGCAACTGCGCAGTGGCGGCGCGGTGGTCGCACCGATGATGCAACTGGTGCAGAACCCACCTGAGGGTGAGTTTTTCTTTCGCCGCGATCACCACTGGACACCGGCTGGCGCCGAGGCCACCGCACGTCTTCTGGCCGAAGAAGTCCGGCGCCAGCCGTTCTATGCCGCGCTGGACAAGAAGCACTATCGCACCGAGCCTGGGGTGATGCTGCCCAAGGACGGCACCTTGAACCTGGCACTGAGCTACATCTGTGGCAACAACTACGGTTTCCAGTACGTGCGCGGCTTCCAGACGATCCCCGAAGACCAGGGCGCCGATGCCTTGTTCGACGATGCTCCGGATCCGCAGGTAATCCTCGTTGGTGACAGTAACGCCGCCGCTCGAGAAGACGAAAGCAAGCAGTTCAACTTCGACGGCTACCTCAAGCAATACCTGGACGTCGACATCCTCAACTACGCCCTGCCGGGCGTTGGCCAGGATGGCTCGTTGCTCGAATACCTGTTGTCGGAGAACTACAAGCCCAAGGCGCCGCCCAAGCTGATTATCTGGGAGCTGCCGGCCAACTATCAGTTGGAGTCCGACCTGATGTATCGCCAGCTGATTCCGGCGATCAAGGGCGGCTGCCCGGTGTCCACCGAAGTTATGGCCAACCGCCTGCAGCGTCCTGCGCTGAAGGTCAACGACCGTATCGAGCTGCTCAGCAACGCAGGCGAAGCGCGCAAGACCGTCAATGGCGGCTTCCTGGATATCCGCATCAGCGACAAGAACGTCAAGGATTTCTACGTGATCGTCTATTACGACAACGGTGCTCGGGACAAGGTCTGGTTCCGCCGCGAAGCGGTGGTTACCGGCGGCCAGTACTACTTGGAGTTGAGCCGCGCCAAGGAATTTGCCGGTGCCAACCTGCTCTCGGTGTTCATGGAGCCAACCAAACCCGGCACTGCCGCCACCCAGGTGGAAACTCGACTATGTCTGTGA
- a CDS encoding alginate O-acetyltransferase AlgF, with protein sequence MNRSLKQLLTATTLVLISSQGIAAEGNADLYDAVAPADSAFVRVLNLSDSNIDVTLSGKLTPQRVAAGQLSGYRFTPAGSHKIAVGNKAIEPQLKANAASTVVYDGSKLTLIADKYVNEPKKAQIAFYNLTPTKVALKTVDGKSVVVDTLGQDQTGSRMVNEIKIGFAAYDDQQKVAQFDELFLKKGRSYSYVLLPQGTGYRSMSMANSIDASE encoded by the coding sequence ATGAATCGTTCGCTCAAGCAATTGCTCACCGCCACTACCCTCGTATTGATCAGCAGCCAGGGCATCGCCGCAGAGGGCAATGCTGACCTGTACGACGCCGTGGCCCCTGCCGACTCGGCCTTCGTGCGCGTCCTCAACTTGTCCGACAGCAACATCGACGTGACCCTGAGCGGCAAACTCACCCCTCAGCGCGTTGCCGCCGGGCAACTCAGTGGCTACCGCTTCACGCCCGCCGGCAGCCACAAGATCGCCGTAGGGAACAAGGCTATCGAACCGCAGCTCAAGGCCAACGCCGCCAGCACCGTGGTCTATGACGGCAGCAAGTTGACCCTGATCGCCGACAAATACGTCAACGAGCCGAAAAAAGCGCAAATCGCGTTCTATAACCTGACCCCGACCAAAGTGGCGCTCAAGACCGTCGACGGCAAAAGCGTCGTGGTCGACACCCTGGGCCAGGACCAAACCGGCAGCCGTATGGTCAACGAAATCAAGATCGGTTTTGCCGCCTATGACGATCAGCAGAAAGTTGCCCAGTTCGACGAGCTGTTCCTGAAAAAGGGCCGCTCCTACAGCTACGTACTGCTGCCTCAGGGTACTGGCTATCGGAGCATGAGCATGGCCAACAGCATCGACGCGAGCGAGTGA
- a CDS encoding ion channel protein AlgE, protein MKAHHSLFGALLALTPLYPAMAAEEITGPEADSTEPVRVMPSDGSTPVITSEFFNKLTVQTGYGPEDSQVDRDREKFYSLRYEPSFAWYSPEKRWAKWMVYGRMWLNYDSSQSGNLQNESTNNNNVREQPQGWYAELRELYVKRNLIGDDPRYSMSFGRQRFFDDYGLWWDDSLESVRFNYKDTFSDAFLAVGQKFHNYNTDVNSLPASEERTLYVMGEYAYRWSENNRAGVRMMYENDRSDHDVDDRYDFKGMRYGLFFKGDNLPSAVISDYHVELAALDGKMDNTNGTGVTSTGHSSKGWVALGEVGKRFDTLPWTPRVALRGGLTDKPSDDNDGFRLNTIQSDRITRQGSYSTRLTSSFVSIDLQNLSYYGIALETQPTPRSALDLRLTQLNMRDDDGVVPIRMASDSRSKRQRQLDNGQYGKGDNVGQMLDLNYYWKMFPVALDGKHLDVNALVSASYLNAGSALKTGDDYQLSLGVVVSY, encoded by the coding sequence GTGAAAGCGCATCACTCATTGTTCGGTGCCCTGCTGGCCCTGACCCCGCTATACCCGGCCATGGCCGCAGAAGAAATCACCGGCCCTGAAGCTGATAGCACCGAACCTGTGCGAGTGATGCCCAGCGATGGCAGCACGCCTGTCATCACCTCGGAGTTTTTCAACAAGCTTACGGTACAGACCGGCTACGGTCCGGAAGACTCACAGGTCGACCGCGACCGCGAGAAGTTCTACAGCCTGCGCTATGAGCCTTCGTTCGCCTGGTATTCGCCGGAAAAACGCTGGGCCAAGTGGATGGTCTACGGCCGCATGTGGCTGAACTACGACTCCAGCCAGTCGGGCAACCTGCAGAACGAATCTACCAACAACAATAACGTTCGTGAGCAACCGCAAGGCTGGTATGCCGAGCTGCGCGAGCTGTATGTGAAGCGCAACCTGATCGGCGACGATCCGCGCTACTCGATGTCATTCGGCCGTCAGCGTTTCTTCGATGACTACGGCCTGTGGTGGGACGACAGCCTTGAGTCTGTGCGTTTCAACTACAAGGACACCTTTTCCGACGCCTTCCTCGCCGTGGGCCAGAAATTCCATAACTACAACACCGACGTCAACAGCCTCCCGGCCAGCGAAGAACGCACGCTCTATGTGATGGGCGAATACGCCTACCGCTGGAGCGAGAACAACCGAGCCGGCGTGCGCATGATGTACGAGAACGACCGCAGCGACCATGATGTCGACGACCGCTACGACTTCAAGGGCATGCGCTACGGACTGTTCTTCAAGGGCGACAATCTGCCGTCGGCGGTCATCAGCGACTACCACGTGGAACTTGCCGCGCTCGATGGCAAGATGGACAACACCAATGGCACTGGTGTGACCAGCACTGGCCATAGCAGCAAGGGTTGGGTCGCTTTGGGTGAAGTCGGCAAGCGCTTCGATACCCTGCCGTGGACCCCGCGCGTGGCCCTGCGCGGCGGCCTCACCGACAAGCCCAGCGACGACAACGACGGTTTCCGCCTCAACACCATCCAGTCCGACCGCATCACGCGCCAAGGCTCGTACAGCACGCGCCTGACCAGCTCCTTTGTCAGCATTGATCTGCAGAACCTGAGTTACTACGGCATCGCCCTGGAAACCCAACCCACCCCGCGCAGCGCCCTGGACCTGCGTCTTACCCAACTGAACATGCGCGACGACGATGGCGTGGTGCCGATCCGCATGGCCAGCGACAGCCGCAGCAAGCGCCAGAGGCAACTCGACAATGGCCAGTACGGGAAGGGCGACAACGTCGGGCAAATGCTCGACCTCAACTACTACTGGAAGATGTTTCCGGTGGCACTCGACGGCAAGCACCTGGATGTCAACGCGTTGGTCAGCGCCAGTTACCTCAATGCCGGTAGTGCATTGAAAACCGGTGACGATTACCAGTTGAGCCTCGGCGTCGTAGTCAGCTACTAA
- a CDS encoding DUF488 domain-containing protein: MIRCKRVYDPIGPEDGQRVLVDRLWPRNKRKDQLQALWLPDVAPSTALRQAFHKGEVDFAGFTQRYRQELTARPEHWWSLLGMAAKADLTLLYAGKDTEHNNAQVLAQWLEEELDRQGPSSSPVCYAGEIKP; encoded by the coding sequence ATGATCCGCTGTAAACGAGTTTATGATCCGATCGGGCCTGAAGACGGCCAGCGCGTGCTGGTAGACCGATTGTGGCCGCGCAACAAGCGCAAGGACCAGTTGCAGGCACTATGGCTGCCGGATGTTGCGCCCTCGACGGCATTGCGCCAGGCCTTTCATAAAGGAGAAGTGGATTTTGCCGGGTTCACTCAGCGTTACCGTCAGGAGCTGACGGCTCGGCCGGAGCATTGGTGGTCGTTGTTGGGTATGGCGGCCAAGGCTGACCTGACCTTGCTTTATGCTGGCAAGGATACTGAGCACAACAACGCACAGGTGTTGGCGCAATGGCTGGAGGAGGAGTTGGACCGACAGGGGCCTAGCAGTTCACCGGTTTGTTATGCCGGCGAAATCAAGCCTTGA
- a CDS encoding polysaccharide lyase — MSVKTWSVLALGLCASLQLSQSLAANSIWPPRATTQSAMIADYRTLQCSKEPPAPYTGSLQMKSKYDQRDATKSTLRSSPDADSEKIGKQVKQFIGGLIYASKRFQRAKTPQEANMALACQDQWLQHWAQAGALLNPDASSTGMAARKWAVAAMASTLLMTQAASDGKLQLSAQQREWFAQLAERIIAEYQPRRASSFAWFNNHDYWAAWAVAATGMLIQRDDFIQWADGNLRRGLQQAVKASDGSYAYLPLEVARGKLAATYSQYALVPLVLLAESARVNHLPWSAEDQQTLDLLANFAARSILDPDELPELKGKSQTSVAPYKLAWLIPFLARTPDHRLARQLYENEDGDVDNYSQIGGPLKPLYPKLP, encoded by the coding sequence ATGTCTGTGAAGACCTGGAGCGTACTGGCCCTGGGCCTTTGCGCCAGCCTGCAACTGAGTCAAAGCCTGGCAGCCAATTCGATCTGGCCGCCTCGGGCAACCACGCAGTCGGCGATGATCGCCGACTACCGTACCCTACAGTGCAGCAAGGAGCCTCCGGCGCCGTACACCGGCAGCCTGCAGATGAAGAGCAAGTACGACCAGCGTGATGCGACCAAGTCCACGTTGCGCAGCAGCCCGGACGCCGACAGCGAAAAAATCGGCAAGCAGGTCAAGCAGTTCATTGGTGGGCTTATCTATGCCAGCAAGCGCTTCCAGCGGGCGAAAACGCCACAGGAAGCCAATATGGCACTGGCCTGCCAGGACCAATGGCTGCAACACTGGGCACAAGCCGGCGCCCTGCTCAACCCGGACGCCAGCAGCACCGGCATGGCGGCGCGCAAATGGGCGGTGGCGGCAATGGCCTCGACCTTACTGATGACCCAGGCCGCCAGCGACGGCAAGTTACAACTGTCGGCACAACAGCGCGAATGGTTCGCCCAATTGGCCGAGCGCATCATTGCTGAATACCAACCACGCCGCGCCTCCAGCTTCGCCTGGTTCAACAACCATGATTACTGGGCTGCCTGGGCCGTGGCGGCAACCGGCATGTTGATTCAGCGCGACGACTTCATCCAGTGGGCTGACGGCAACCTGCGCCGTGGCTTGCAGCAAGCCGTCAAAGCCAGTGATGGCAGTTATGCCTATCTGCCACTGGAAGTCGCTCGGGGCAAGCTGGCCGCCACCTACAGTCAGTACGCACTGGTTCCTCTGGTATTGCTCGCCGAATCGGCGCGGGTCAATCACTTGCCTTGGAGCGCCGAGGATCAACAGACCCTGGATCTGCTGGCCAACTTTGCCGCGCGCAGCATCCTCGACCCCGACGAGTTGCCTGAACTCAAGGGCAAGTCACAGACCTCGGTGGCCCCTTATAAACTGGCCTGGCTTATCCCCTTTCTGGCACGCACGCCGGATCATCGCCTGGCGCGCCAGCTGTACGAAAACGAAGACGGCGACGTCGACAACTACAGCCAGATTGGCGGCCCGCTCAAGCCGCTCTACCCCAAATTGCCGTAA
- a CDS encoding right-handed parallel beta-helix repeat-containing protein, protein MAMRPLSLCCLAVLLCAGTAQAASQSLPLQQALSVVSENEHQAQLQQVQRQVSQAVHVQVTERPRPVGRASVSLQPMFSSQAGSWPFEPFVNNGLFRAMAGYQAHHPQAVLVRGGSITLAQLHDDLNNPHIIKRYKDGYLLSYPLMIAGDGGLVLEGTSLYLYSFSGTALINQGWLGLNQSRLASVAGDKPSSTDRAWRPFVVAWAGSHTQVIGSTLERLGYNANLSRGLTTALSSQQSANTAQATVIVRNSQFNELSSAVELQHSQAQIVDSRFEQSQQYAIDVRDSRVSVVNNQLRGIDNNSGIRVRGQSVARIERNLILGASKAAIEVSDQQGALLLSANLIGDSRGNGVQLRSLAPSTQAPLLIEDNLIGNSQGSAVDASEVSGAIMVNNRIGNTPEYAISLRNSAPLPGPLTLSGNVLGTAGKAVVRIEGVQQVVLGHNRFEGKPLLQNLLIGDLLSVQGPLLDATQRQGCIVRVNRVAQAAAPGALSCVQSASR, encoded by the coding sequence ATGGCCATGCGCCCTCTATCCCTTTGCTGTCTTGCCGTCCTGCTCTGCGCAGGCACGGCGCAGGCCGCAAGCCAAAGCCTGCCGCTGCAGCAAGCGCTGAGTGTCGTCAGCGAGAATGAGCATCAAGCACAGTTGCAGCAGGTGCAGCGACAGGTAAGCCAAGCGGTGCACGTGCAGGTTACCGAGCGCCCGCGCCCGGTCGGCCGTGCCAGTGTCAGCCTGCAACCGATGTTCTCCTCGCAGGCCGGTAGCTGGCCGTTCGAGCCGTTCGTCAACAATGGATTGTTTCGGGCCATGGCCGGTTATCAGGCACACCACCCACAAGCGGTGCTCGTTCGTGGCGGCAGCATTACACTCGCGCAACTGCATGATGACCTGAACAACCCGCACATCATCAAACGCTACAAGGACGGTTACCTGCTCAGCTACCCGCTGATGATTGCGGGCGATGGCGGCCTGGTGCTCGAAGGCACGAGCCTGTATTTGTACAGCTTCTCCGGTACCGCGCTGATCAACCAAGGCTGGTTGGGCCTGAACCAGTCACGCCTAGCCAGCGTTGCCGGTGACAAACCCAGCAGCACCGACCGTGCCTGGCGCCCGTTCGTCGTGGCCTGGGCAGGCAGCCATACCCAGGTGATTGGCTCGACGCTGGAGCGCCTGGGCTACAACGCCAACTTGTCCAGAGGCCTGACCACTGCCTTGAGCAGCCAACAGTCGGCGAACACCGCGCAGGCCACGGTGATCGTGCGCAACAGCCAGTTCAACGAGCTGTCCAGCGCCGTCGAACTGCAACACAGCCAGGCGCAGATCGTCGACAGCCGCTTCGAACAGTCCCAGCAGTACGCCATCGACGTACGCGACAGCCGAGTCAGCGTGGTCAACAACCAACTGCGCGGTATCGACAACAACAGCGGCATTCGTGTGCGCGGACAATCGGTGGCTCGCATCGAGCGCAACCTGATACTTGGTGCCAGCAAGGCCGCCATTGAAGTCAGCGACCAGCAAGGTGCGCTACTGCTCAGTGCCAACCTGATCGGTGACAGCCGCGGCAACGGCGTGCAACTGCGTAGCCTGGCACCTTCCACACAGGCCCCGCTGTTGATCGAAGACAACCTGATCGGCAACAGCCAGGGCAGCGCCGTGGACGCCAGCGAAGTGAGCGGTGCAATCATGGTTAACAATCGCATCGGCAATACCCCTGAATACGCCATCAGCTTGCGCAACTCCGCGCCGCTGCCGGGGCCGCTGACCCTCAGCGGCAATGTCCTGGGCACAGCAGGCAAGGCGGTGGTACGTATCGAGGGTGTGCAGCAGGTGGTGCTCGGCCATAATCGCTTCGAAGGAAAACCGCTGTTGCAAAACCTGTTGATCGGCGACCTGCTGAGCGTTCAGGGGCCCTTGCTTGATGCCACCCAGCGCCAGGGCTGTATTGTCCGTGTCAATCGGGTGGCACAGGCGGCGGCACCAGGTGCGTTGTCGTGTGTACAGAGCGCTAGCCGATAA